A portion of the Chelonia mydas isolate rCheMyd1 chromosome 23, rCheMyd1.pri.v2, whole genome shotgun sequence genome contains these proteins:
- the LOC114021743 gene encoding olfactory receptor 5C1-like: MAGPNRTVVTDFLLVGFPSRRDLSLLLFSLALPVVLLGLAGNLGLAVLTRAERSLHTPMYYFLSHLALLDLCSCCAVGPVMLWGLLAGWAALPGPACALQMFLFASATDAECCLLAAMAYDRYAAVCRPLHYQAAVPPCLCRGLVLGSYAAGAASAAVHSGLAFRLPFCRSRALDSFFCDIPPVLELACADTSLNQALLLAICGAIQSVTLLAILASYGLILGAVGRAGLRRAASTCGSHLAAVAVLYGTLIFMYLRPEGSYAAQADKMAAAFYTVVIPTLNPAIYSLRNADIKGALARRLLGGRRVWGG; encoded by the coding sequence ATGGCCGGGCCAAACCGGACGGTGGTGACTGACTTTCTCCTCGTGGGCTTCCCCTCCCGCCGAGACCTAAGTCTGCTGCTCTTCTCGCTGGCATTGCCCGTCGTCCTGCTGGGCCTGGCAGGGAACCTGGGCCTGGCGGTTCTGACCCGGGCCGAGcgctccctccacacccccatgtactaCTTTCTCAGCCACTTGGCGCTGCTGGACCTCTGCTCCTGCTGTGCCGTGGGCCCCGTCATGCTGTGGGGCCTGCTGGCCGGCTGGGCTGCCCTCCCTGGCCCGGCCTGCGCCCTCCAGATGTTCCTCTTTGCCTCTGCCACGGATGCCGAGTGCTGCCTGCTGGCCGCCATGGCCTACGACCGCTATGCTGCCGTCTGCCGCCCACTGCACTACCAGGCCGCCGTGCCGCCCTGCCTCTGCCGCGGGCTGGTGCTGGGCTCCTACGCGGCCGGGGCGGCCAGTGCGGCCGTGCACTCCGGCCTGGCCTTCCGCCTTCCCTTCTGCCGCAGCCGCGCCCTCGACAGCTTCTTCTGCGACATCCCACCCGTGCTGGAGCTGGCCTGCGCCGACACCAGCCTCAAccaggccctgctgctggccATCTGCGGCGCCATCCAGAGCGTCaccctgctggccatcctggccTCCTACGGGCTCATCCTCGGGGCTGTGGGGCGGGCGGGCTTGCGCCGGGCTGCCTCCACCTGCGGCTCCCACCTGGCAGCTGTGGCCGTGCTCTACGGGACCCTCATCTTCATGTACCTGCGGCCCGAAGGCAGCTACGCCGCACAGGCTGACAAGATGGCTGCTGCCTTCTACACCGTGGTCATCCCCACCCTCAACCCCGCCATCTACAGCCTGCGCAACGCTGACATCAAGGGGGCCCTGGCGAGGCGGCTCCTGGGTGGGCGCCGCGTCTGGGGGGGCTGa